One genomic window of Oncorhynchus masou masou isolate Uvic2021 unplaced genomic scaffold, UVic_Omas_1.1 unplaced_scaffold_1715, whole genome shotgun sequence includes the following:
- the LOC135532087 gene encoding stonustoxin subunit beta-like, protein LSGCLVTEEGCASLVSALRSNPSHLRELDLSYNHPGDSGVRLLSAGLEDPHCRLEKLSVEHGGEYTMKPGLRKYTCDLTLDPNTINIHLSLSEENRKVTWRAEEQPYPDHPERFEDDEQVLCREGLTGLCYWEVEWSGKAADIGVTYKGISRRGRGNDCVIGYNDKSWSLFCSENSYRACHNDNLTLIDVPSSSSHRVGVYLDWPAGTLSFYRVSSDTLTHLYTYHTTFTEPLYPGFMVWDDDSSVSLCQVVTVSNTT, encoded by the exons gctgtcaggctgtctagtcacagaggaaggctgtgcttctctggtctcagctctgaggtcaaacccctcacacctgagagagctggacctgagctacaatcacccaggagactcaggagtcagactgctctctgctggactggaggatccacactgcagactggagaaactcaG tgtggaacatggtggagagTACACAATGAAACCTGGCcttagaaaat atacctgtgatctcacactggacccaaacacaatAAACATACACCTatctctgtctgaggagaacagaaaggtgacatggagggcagaggagcagccgtatcctgatcacccagagagatttgaggaTGATGAacaggtgctgtgtagagagggtctgactggactctgttactgggaggtagagtggagtgggaaAGCAGCTGATATAGGAGTGACATACAAAGGAATcagcaggagaggaaggggtaatGACTGTGTGATTGGATAcaatgacaagtcctggagtctgttctgctctgaGAACAGTTACAGAGCGTGCCACAATGACAATCTCACTCTCATAGACGTCCCTTCCTCCAGCtcccacagagtaggagtgtatctggactggccagccggcactctgtccttctacagagTCTCCTCTGACACCCTGACCCACCTGTACACATATCACAccacattcactgagcccctctatccagggtttATGGTTTGGGATGATGACTCCTCAGTGTCCCTGTGTCAGGTGGTCACTGTGTCAAACACAACATGA